One window of Deltaproteobacteria bacterium genomic DNA carries:
- a CDS encoding PLDc_N domain-containing protein has translation MDGQVILRIIIVVLVLLLPMVPTIWAIRDVAYRSFPSLKSKVVWFIVVTFLPVIGALIYLVIGRPRPTDSATPSS, from the coding sequence ATGGATGGCCAGGTTATATTGCGCATAATTATAGTGGTCCTGGTGCTGCTGCTGCCCATGGTCCCAACCATCTGGGCGATACGGGATGTGGCTTACCGGTCGTTTCCCTCCCTGAAGAGCAAGGTTGTCTGGTTCATAGTGGTTACCTTTCTGCCTGTGATAGGAGCGCTCATTTACCTAGTGATAGGCAGACCTCGGCCCACTGACAGCGCCACACCATCGTCCTGA
- a CDS encoding DnaJ domain-containing protein — translation MKNYYNILGLSQECSEEEIRKAYRKLALKYHPDRNPGDAAAEERFKEVSEAYGVLIDPDKRHHYDRWLRSGAGQTYRAEGFPFTREQVFQDLCRDPRINAAFRELFREFDRAGVRFDRNFLDQVFFGGRGILLGGVFVWGPHGVGRRGSGHSLRKRHLRRHGRPEVASPGFLRRLGRKVGQYFLGGQKRAPRLQQINKAAAKDSFFELRVPAEDALRGGWVKVAIDRGAGREVLRVRIPPGTRPGTRLRLRGKGPGVDPGGGDLYLTINYT, via the coding sequence ATGAAAAACTACTACAACATACTCGGCCTTTCTCAGGAGTGTTCCGAAGAGGAGATCCGCAAGGCCTACAGGAAACTCGCCCTCAAGTATCACCCTGACCGTAATCCAGGAGATGCTGCTGCCGAAGAGCGCTTCAAGGAGGTGAGCGAAGCCTACGGGGTCTTGATCGATCCTGACAAACGCCATCACTATGACCGTTGGCTGAGGTCGGGGGCCGGTCAGACATACCGTGCTGAAGGGTTTCCCTTTACGCGCGAACAGGTGTTTCAAGACCTCTGCCGAGACCCCCGTATCAATGCAGCCTTTAGAGAGCTATTTCGTGAGTTCGACAGAGCCGGAGTGCGATTTGACAGGAACTTTCTCGACCAGGTTTTCTTCGGGGGGCGGGGCATTCTTCTCGGTGGAGTCTTTGTATGGGGGCCGCATGGTGTTGGCCGCAGAGGGTCCGGCCACAGTCTGCGGAAAAGGCATCTGCGAAGGCATGGGCGACCAGAGGTGGCGAGCCCTGGTTTTTTGAGGAGACTGGGACGCAAAGTAGGGCAATATTTCCTGGGCGGTCAGAAGAGAGCTCCTCGTCTCCAGCAAATCAACAAGGCAGCGGCAAAGGACTCCTTTTTTGAATTGCGCGTACCGGCAGAGGACGCCCTCCGAGGCGGCTGGGTAAAGGTGGCGATAGACCGGGGGGCAGGGCGGGAAGTCTTGAGAGTGCGCATTCCCCCGGGAACGCGTCCTGGCACGCGGCTGCGCCTCAGGGGCAAGGGTCCTGGCGTCGATCCAGGCGGCGGAGATCTCTACCTCACCATCAACTACACCTGA